One window of Strigops habroptila isolate Jane chromosome Z, bStrHab1.2.pri, whole genome shotgun sequence genomic DNA carries:
- the WDR7 gene encoding WD repeat-containing protein 7 isoform X2 yields MAGNSLVLPIVLWGRRAPTHCVSALLLMEDVPMVVTGCHDGQICLWDLAPALQINPRALLFGHTASITCLAKASASGDKQHIVSASESGEMCLWDVNDGRCIEFTKLACTHTGIQFYQFTVGSQREGRLLCHGHYPEILVVDATSLEVLYSLLSKISPDWISSMTIIRSDRTQEDTVVAVSVTGILKVWIISSEVGRMQDTTPVFEEESKPIYCQNCQSVSFCAFTQRSLLVVCSKYWRVFDAGDYSLLCSVPSENHQTWTGGDFVAADKVIVWTEDGQSFIYKLPASCLPASDSFRRDVGKAVENLIPPLLSSVVDRAEKELLICPPVTRFFCGQKDFAYKLLIQGDSSGRLSIWSIPDTLEQQSGAKGLQTTTSISLQEAFDKLTPHPAGIIDQLSLIPNLEEPLKVTASVYIPAHGRLVCGREDGSIVIVPATQTAIVQLLQGEHMLRRGWPPHRTLRGHRNKITCLLYPHQVSPRYDQRFLISGAVDFSVIVWDIFSGEMKHLFCVHGGEITQLLVPPENCSARVQHCVCSVASDHSVGLLSLREKKCIMLASRHLFPIQVIKWRPSDDYLVVGCSDGSVYVWQMDTGALDRCVMGITAVEILNACDEAVPAAVDALSHPAVNLKQAMTRRSLAALKNVAHQKLQTLATNLLASEASDKGNLPKYSHNSLMVQAIKTNVTDPDIHVLFFDVEALIIQLLTEEASRPNTTLVSPENLQKASGGSDKGGSFLAGKRAAVLFQQVKETIKENIKEHLLDDEDDDEDYMRQRREDGDPEYRSSKSKPLTLLEYNLTMDTAKLFMSCLHAWGLNSVLDELCLDRLGMLKPHCSVSFGLLSRGGHMSLMLPGYNQPVGKGSRESVEVGRKMSLTEGLGKGTYGVSRAVTTQHLLSVISLANTLMSMTNATFIGEHMKKGPSRPPRPGTPETSRAKAPSAIAAHAAQGQIKQVAPAVSPSPEAARSGSDTAPPLHTCFLVNEGWSQLAAMHCVMLPDLLGLDKFRPPLLEMLARRWQDRCLEVIEAAQALLLAELRRIEQAGRKETIDAWAPYLPQYMDSVISPGVTTEAIQTGSASPDSLGTEAKVQEEEHDLVDDDITAGCLSGLPQLKKVSTSYEERRKQATAIVLLGVIGAEFGAEIEPPKLLTRPRSSSQIPEGFGLTSGGSNYSLARHTCKALTFLLLQPPSAKLPAHSTIRRTAIDLIGRGFTVWEPYMDVSAVLMGLLELCADAEKQLANITMGLPLSPAADSARSARHALSLIATARPPAFITTIAKEVHRHTALAANTQSQQNIHTTALARAKGEILRVIEILIEKMPTDVVDLLVEVMDIIMYCLEGSLVKKKGLQECFPAICRFYMVSYYERSHRIAVGARHGSVALYDIRTGKCQTIHGHKGPITAVAFAPDGRYLATYSNSDSHLCFWQMNTSLLGSIGMLNSAPQLRCIKTYQVPPVQPASPGSHNALRLARLIWTSNRNVILMAHDGKEHRFMV; encoded by the exons ATCAACCCCAGAGCCCTGCTCTTCGGCCACACGGCCTCCATCACCTGCTTGGCAAAGGCCTCTGCTTCCGGTGACAAGCAGCACATCGTGAGTGCGTCGGAGAGCGG GGAGATGTGCCTGTGGGATGTGAACGATGGGAGGTGCATTGAGTTTACTAAGTTAGCCTGTACCCATACGGGCATCCAG TTCTATCAGTTCACGGTTGGATCCCAACGGGAAGGACGGCTCTTATGCCATGGCCACTATCCCGAAATCCTGGTCGTGGATGCTACCAGCCTGGAAGTCCTTTATTCCTTATTATCCAAGATCTCTCCTGACTGGATCAGCTCCATGACTATCATTAGATCCGACAGAACTCAAG AGGACACTGTGGTGGCAGTTTCCGTCACTGGCATCCTCAAAGTCTGGATAATAAGCTCCGAAGTGGGTCGCATGCAG GACACAACCCCAGTGTTTGAAGAGGAATCCAAACCTATCTACTGCCAGAACTGTCAGAGCGTCTCCTTCTGTGCATTTACTCAGAGGTCCCTCTTGGTGGTGTGCTCCAAGTACTGGAGG GTGTTTGATGCTGGAGACTATTCCCTCCTCTGCTCAGTCCCTAGTGAGAACCACCAGACCTGGACTGGAGGTGACTTTGTAGCAGCTGATAAAGTGATTGTCTGGACAGAAGATGGCCAAAGCTTCATCTACAAGTTACCAGCCAG TTGCCTCCCAGCCAGTGATTCCTTCCGCCGCGACGTGGGCAAAGCAGTGGAGAACTTAATCCCCCCGTTGTTGTCCAGCGTGGTggacagagcagagaaagag CTCCTGATCTGTCCTCCAGTTACTCGGTTCTTCTGTGGCCAGAAGGACTTTGCCTACAAGCTCTTAATCCAAGGAGACTCTTCAGGAAGACTCTCAATTTGGAGCATCCCTGATACTCTCGAGCAACAAAGTGGTGCAAAAG gcCTACAGACGACGACTTCCATATCCCTCCAGGAAGCGTTCGATAAGCTCACTCCTCACCCTGCTGGCATCATAGATCAGCTGAGCCTGATCCCAAACCTCGAGGAGCCCCTGAAGGTCACAGCCAGCGTGTACATCCCAGCCCACGGGAGGCTGGTTTGTGGCCGGGAGGACGGAAGCATCGTCATTGTGCCGGCCACCCAGACTGCCATCGTTCAGCTCCTGCAGGGAGAGCACATGCTCAGGAGAG GTTGGCCACCTCACCGGACCCTGCGGGGCCACCGCAACAAGATCACCTGCCTGCTGTACCCCCACCAGGTGTCTCCTCGCTATGACCAGAGGTTCCTGATCTCGGGGGCTGTGGACTTCTCGGTCATCGTGTGGGACATCTTCTCGGGGGAGATGAAGCACCTCTTCTGTGTGCACGGCGGGGAGATCACCCAGCTGCTCGTTCCACCTGAGAACTGCAGT GCAAGAGTCCAGCACTGCGTCTGCTCGGTGGCCAGTGACCACTCCGTTGGGCTTCTGAGCCTGAGGGAGAAGAAGTGCATCATGTTGGCATCCAGGCACCTTTTCCCGATCCAGGTCATCAAGTGGAGGCCTTCTGATGACTACCTGGTGGTGGGATGTTCAGATGGGTCCGTGTACGTCTGGCAGATGGACACAG GTGCTCTGGACAGATGTGTGATGGGAATAACAGCAGTGGAGATCCTGAACGCCTGTGACGAGGCTGTCCCAGCGGCTGTGGACGCCCTGAGCCATCCTGCTGTCAACCTGAAGCAGGCCATGACCAGGAGGAGCTTGGCTGCTCTCAAGAACGTGGCCCATCAGAAGCTGCAGACTCTGGCCACCAACCTCCTCGCTTCTGAGGCATCTGATAAG gggaATTTACCCAAATACTCCCACAACTCCCTGATGGTCCAGGCCATAAAGACCAACGTGACAGATCCAGACATCCACGTGCTCTTCTTCGATGTGGAAGCCCTCATCATCCAGCTCCTGACCGAGGAGGCCTCCAGGCCCAACACCACGTTGGTTTCTCCAGAGAACCTCCAGAAGGCCTCTGGTGGCTCTGACAAAGGAGGTTCCTTCCTGGCTGGGAAAAGAGCTGCTGTCCTCTTCCAGCAGGTGAAGGAAACCATCAAGGAGAACATCAAGGAGCATCTTCTCGATGATGAAGATGACGATGAAGACTACATGAGGCAAAGGCGAGAAGATGGTGACCCAGAGTATCGCTCGAGCAAGTCCAAGCCCTTAACTCTCTTAGAGTATAACCTGACCATGGACACAGCAAAGCTCTTCATGTCCTGTCTTCATGCTTGGGGCCTCAACTCGGTCCTGGATGAGCTTTGCCTGGATCGTCTTGGCATGCTGAAGCCGCACTGCTCGGTGTCCTTTGGCCTCCTCTCCAGAGGTGGCCACATGTCCCTCATGCTGCCGGGCTACAACCAGCCCGTTGGCAAAGGCTCCCGTGAGAGCGTGGAGGTGGGCAGGAAGATGTCCCTTACAGAAGGACTTGGCAAGGGCACCTATGGGGTGTCCAGGGCCGTGACCACTCAACATCTCCTCTCTGTCATCTCCTTGGCCAACACCCTCATGAGTATGACCAACGCCACCTTCATCGGGGAGCACATGAAGAAAGGGCCCAGCAG GCCACCCAGACCAGGCACTCCTGAGACCTCGAGAGCCAAAGCTCCCTCTGCAATTGCAGCTCATGCAGCCCAAGGACAAATCAAACAAG TTGCTCCTGCTGTTTCTCCTAGCCCTGAAGCTGCTCGCTCTGGCTCTGACACTGCTCCTCCTTTACATACCTGTTTCTTAGTCAATGAAG GATGGAGCCAGCTGGCTGCCATGCACTGCGTGATGCTTCCCGACCTCCTGGGCCTGGATAAATTCCGACCTCCTCTACTGGAGATGCTGGCACGGAGGTGGCAGGATCGCTGCTTGGAGGTGAT AGAAGCTGCCCAGGccctgctgcttgcagagctgAGGAGGATTGAgcaagcagggaggaaggagaccATCGACGCCTGGGCTCCCTACCTGCCCCAGTACATGGACAGTGTTATATCAC CTGGGGTAACCACAGAAGCCATCCAGACAGGCAGTGCCAGCCCGGATTCCTTGGGAACAGAAGCCaaggtgcaggaggaggagcatGACCTGGTTGATGATGACATTACAGCAG GTTGTCTCTCTGGTCTGCCCCAGCTGAAGAAGGTCTCCACCTCCTACgaggagaggaggaaacaaGCCACAGCCATTGTCCTGCTGGGGGTCATCGGGGCAGAGTTTGGAGCTGAGATAGAACCTCCCAAGCTTCTCACTCGGCCACGCAGCTCCAGTCAGATTCCTGAAGGATTTGGCTTGACCAGCGGGGGATCCAACTATTCCTTGGCGAGGCATACGT GCAAAGCGCTgaccttcctgctgctgcagccgccCAGCGCCAAGCTGCCGGCGCACAGCACCATCCGCAGGACCGCCATCGACCTCATCGGCCGCGGCTTCACCGTCTGGGAGCCCTACATGGACGTGTCTGCCGTGCTCATGGGCCTGCTGGAGCTCTGTGCTGATGCTGAGAAGCAGTTGGCCAA catcaCCATGGGCCTGCCCCTGAGCCCAGCTGCGGACTCTGCCCGCTCAGCACGACACGCTCTGTCCCTCATTGCCACCGCCAGGCCCCCCGCCTTCATCACCACCATCGCCAAGGAG GTGCACAGACACACGGCCCTCGCAGCCAACACTCAGTCCCAGCAGAACATCCACACCACCGCCCTGGCCCGGGCCAAAGGGGAGATCCTGAGGGTCATTGAGATCCTCATTGAGAAGATGCCGACCGACGTTGTGGACCTTCTCGTGGAG GTTATGGACATCATCATGTACTGCCTTGAAGGATCTTTAGTCAAGAAGAAGGGGCTTCAGGAATGCTTTCCAGCCATCTGCAG GTTCTACATGGTGAGCTATTACGAGCGGAGCCACAGGATAGCGGTGGGAGCGCGCCATGGGTCCGTGGCCCTCTACGACATCCGCACTGGGAAGTGCCAG aCCATCCATGGCCACAAAGGACCCATAACTGCCGTGGCTTTTGCTCCTGATGGCCGGTACCTGGCCACCTACTCCAACTCCGACAGCCACCTCTGCTTCTGGCAG ATGAACACGTCCCTGCTGGGGAGCATTGGCATGTTGAACTCAGCCCCCCAACTGCGCTGCATCAAAACCTACCAGGTCCCCCCCGTCCAGCCAGCTTCACCAGGCTCCCACAACGCCCTCAGGCTGGCCAGGCTCATCTGGACCTCCAACCGGAACGTCATCCTCATGGCGCACGATGGCAAGGAGCATCGCTTCATGGTCTGA
- the WDR7 gene encoding WD repeat-containing protein 7 isoform X1 codes for MAGNSLVLPIVLWGRRAPTHCVSALLLMEDVPMVVTGCHDGQICLWDLAPALQINPRALLFGHTASITCLAKASASGDKQHIVSASESGEMCLWDVNDGRCIEFTKLACTHTGIQFYQFTVGSQREGRLLCHGHYPEILVVDATSLEVLYSLLSKISPDWISSMTIIRSDRTQEDTVVAVSVTGILKVWIISSEVGRMQDTTPVFEEESKPIYCQNCQSVSFCAFTQRSLLVVCSKYWRVFDAGDYSLLCSVPSENHQTWTGGDFVAADKVIVWTEDGQSFIYKLPASCLPASDSFRRDVGKAVENLIPPLLSSVVDRAEKELLICPPVTRFFCGQKDFAYKLLIQGDSSGRLSIWSIPDTLEQQSGAKGLQTTTSISLQEAFDKLTPHPAGIIDQLSLIPNLEEPLKVTASVYIPAHGRLVCGREDGSIVIVPATQTAIVQLLQGEHMLRRGWPPHRTLRGHRNKITCLLYPHQVSPRYDQRFLISGAVDFSVIVWDIFSGEMKHLFCVHGGEITQLLVPPENCSARVQHCVCSVASDHSVGLLSLREKKCIMLASRHLFPIQVIKWRPSDDYLVVGCSDGSVYVWQMDTGALDRCVMGITAVEILNACDEAVPAAVDALSHPAVNLKQAMTRRSLAALKNVAHQKLQTLATNLLASEASDKGNLPKYSHNSLMVQAIKTNVTDPDIHVLFFDVEALIIQLLTEEASRPNTTLVSPENLQKASGGSDKGGSFLAGKRAAVLFQQVKETIKENIKEHLLDDEDDDEDYMRQRREDGDPEYRSSKSKPLTLLEYNLTMDTAKLFMSCLHAWGLNSVLDELCLDRLGMLKPHCSVSFGLLSRGGHMSLMLPGYNQPVGKGSRESVEVGRKMSLTEGLGKGTYGVSRAVTTQHLLSVISLANTLMSMTNATFIGEHMKKGPSRPPRPGTPETSRAKAPSAIAAHAAQGQIKQVAPAVSPSPEAARSGSDTAPPLHTCFLVNEGWSQLAAMHCVMLPDLLGLDKFRPPLLEMLARRWQDRCLEVREAAQALLLAELRRIEQAGRKETIDAWAPYLPQYMDSVISPGVTTEAIQTGSASPDSLGTEAKVQEEEHDLVDDDITAGCLSGLPQLKKVSTSYEERRKQATAIVLLGVIGAEFGAEIEPPKLLTRPRSSSQIPEGFGLTSGGSNYSLARHTCKALTFLLLQPPSAKLPAHSTIRRTAIDLIGRGFTVWEPYMDVSAVLMGLLELCADAEKQLANITMGLPLSPAADSARSARHALSLIATARPPAFITTIAKEVHRHTALAANTQSQQNIHTTALARAKGEILRVIEILIEKMPTDVVDLLVEVMDIIMYCLEGSLVKKKGLQECFPAICRFYMVSYYERSHRIAVGARHGSVALYDIRTGKCQTIHGHKGPITAVAFAPDGRYLATYSNSDSHLCFWQMNTSLLGSIGMLNSAPQLRCIKTYQVPPVQPASPGSHNALRLARLIWTSNRNVILMAHDGKEHRFMV; via the exons ATCAACCCCAGAGCCCTGCTCTTCGGCCACACGGCCTCCATCACCTGCTTGGCAAAGGCCTCTGCTTCCGGTGACAAGCAGCACATCGTGAGTGCGTCGGAGAGCGG GGAGATGTGCCTGTGGGATGTGAACGATGGGAGGTGCATTGAGTTTACTAAGTTAGCCTGTACCCATACGGGCATCCAG TTCTATCAGTTCACGGTTGGATCCCAACGGGAAGGACGGCTCTTATGCCATGGCCACTATCCCGAAATCCTGGTCGTGGATGCTACCAGCCTGGAAGTCCTTTATTCCTTATTATCCAAGATCTCTCCTGACTGGATCAGCTCCATGACTATCATTAGATCCGACAGAACTCAAG AGGACACTGTGGTGGCAGTTTCCGTCACTGGCATCCTCAAAGTCTGGATAATAAGCTCCGAAGTGGGTCGCATGCAG GACACAACCCCAGTGTTTGAAGAGGAATCCAAACCTATCTACTGCCAGAACTGTCAGAGCGTCTCCTTCTGTGCATTTACTCAGAGGTCCCTCTTGGTGGTGTGCTCCAAGTACTGGAGG GTGTTTGATGCTGGAGACTATTCCCTCCTCTGCTCAGTCCCTAGTGAGAACCACCAGACCTGGACTGGAGGTGACTTTGTAGCAGCTGATAAAGTGATTGTCTGGACAGAAGATGGCCAAAGCTTCATCTACAAGTTACCAGCCAG TTGCCTCCCAGCCAGTGATTCCTTCCGCCGCGACGTGGGCAAAGCAGTGGAGAACTTAATCCCCCCGTTGTTGTCCAGCGTGGTggacagagcagagaaagag CTCCTGATCTGTCCTCCAGTTACTCGGTTCTTCTGTGGCCAGAAGGACTTTGCCTACAAGCTCTTAATCCAAGGAGACTCTTCAGGAAGACTCTCAATTTGGAGCATCCCTGATACTCTCGAGCAACAAAGTGGTGCAAAAG gcCTACAGACGACGACTTCCATATCCCTCCAGGAAGCGTTCGATAAGCTCACTCCTCACCCTGCTGGCATCATAGATCAGCTGAGCCTGATCCCAAACCTCGAGGAGCCCCTGAAGGTCACAGCCAGCGTGTACATCCCAGCCCACGGGAGGCTGGTTTGTGGCCGGGAGGACGGAAGCATCGTCATTGTGCCGGCCACCCAGACTGCCATCGTTCAGCTCCTGCAGGGAGAGCACATGCTCAGGAGAG GTTGGCCACCTCACCGGACCCTGCGGGGCCACCGCAACAAGATCACCTGCCTGCTGTACCCCCACCAGGTGTCTCCTCGCTATGACCAGAGGTTCCTGATCTCGGGGGCTGTGGACTTCTCGGTCATCGTGTGGGACATCTTCTCGGGGGAGATGAAGCACCTCTTCTGTGTGCACGGCGGGGAGATCACCCAGCTGCTCGTTCCACCTGAGAACTGCAGT GCAAGAGTCCAGCACTGCGTCTGCTCGGTGGCCAGTGACCACTCCGTTGGGCTTCTGAGCCTGAGGGAGAAGAAGTGCATCATGTTGGCATCCAGGCACCTTTTCCCGATCCAGGTCATCAAGTGGAGGCCTTCTGATGACTACCTGGTGGTGGGATGTTCAGATGGGTCCGTGTACGTCTGGCAGATGGACACAG GTGCTCTGGACAGATGTGTGATGGGAATAACAGCAGTGGAGATCCTGAACGCCTGTGACGAGGCTGTCCCAGCGGCTGTGGACGCCCTGAGCCATCCTGCTGTCAACCTGAAGCAGGCCATGACCAGGAGGAGCTTGGCTGCTCTCAAGAACGTGGCCCATCAGAAGCTGCAGACTCTGGCCACCAACCTCCTCGCTTCTGAGGCATCTGATAAG gggaATTTACCCAAATACTCCCACAACTCCCTGATGGTCCAGGCCATAAAGACCAACGTGACAGATCCAGACATCCACGTGCTCTTCTTCGATGTGGAAGCCCTCATCATCCAGCTCCTGACCGAGGAGGCCTCCAGGCCCAACACCACGTTGGTTTCTCCAGAGAACCTCCAGAAGGCCTCTGGTGGCTCTGACAAAGGAGGTTCCTTCCTGGCTGGGAAAAGAGCTGCTGTCCTCTTCCAGCAGGTGAAGGAAACCATCAAGGAGAACATCAAGGAGCATCTTCTCGATGATGAAGATGACGATGAAGACTACATGAGGCAAAGGCGAGAAGATGGTGACCCAGAGTATCGCTCGAGCAAGTCCAAGCCCTTAACTCTCTTAGAGTATAACCTGACCATGGACACAGCAAAGCTCTTCATGTCCTGTCTTCATGCTTGGGGCCTCAACTCGGTCCTGGATGAGCTTTGCCTGGATCGTCTTGGCATGCTGAAGCCGCACTGCTCGGTGTCCTTTGGCCTCCTCTCCAGAGGTGGCCACATGTCCCTCATGCTGCCGGGCTACAACCAGCCCGTTGGCAAAGGCTCCCGTGAGAGCGTGGAGGTGGGCAGGAAGATGTCCCTTACAGAAGGACTTGGCAAGGGCACCTATGGGGTGTCCAGGGCCGTGACCACTCAACATCTCCTCTCTGTCATCTCCTTGGCCAACACCCTCATGAGTATGACCAACGCCACCTTCATCGGGGAGCACATGAAGAAAGGGCCCAGCAG GCCACCCAGACCAGGCACTCCTGAGACCTCGAGAGCCAAAGCTCCCTCTGCAATTGCAGCTCATGCAGCCCAAGGACAAATCAAACAAG TTGCTCCTGCTGTTTCTCCTAGCCCTGAAGCTGCTCGCTCTGGCTCTGACACTGCTCCTCCTTTACATACCTGTTTCTTAGTCAATGAAG GATGGAGCCAGCTGGCTGCCATGCACTGCGTGATGCTTCCCGACCTCCTGGGCCTGGATAAATTCCGACCTCCTCTACTGGAGATGCTGGCACGGAGGTGGCAGGATCGCTGCTTGGAG GTGAGAGAAGCTGCCCAGGccctgctgcttgcagagctgAGGAGGATTGAgcaagcagggaggaaggagaccATCGACGCCTGGGCTCCCTACCTGCCCCAGTACATGGACAGTGTTATATCAC CTGGGGTAACCACAGAAGCCATCCAGACAGGCAGTGCCAGCCCGGATTCCTTGGGAACAGAAGCCaaggtgcaggaggaggagcatGACCTGGTTGATGATGACATTACAGCAG GTTGTCTCTCTGGTCTGCCCCAGCTGAAGAAGGTCTCCACCTCCTACgaggagaggaggaaacaaGCCACAGCCATTGTCCTGCTGGGGGTCATCGGGGCAGAGTTTGGAGCTGAGATAGAACCTCCCAAGCTTCTCACTCGGCCACGCAGCTCCAGTCAGATTCCTGAAGGATTTGGCTTGACCAGCGGGGGATCCAACTATTCCTTGGCGAGGCATACGT GCAAAGCGCTgaccttcctgctgctgcagccgccCAGCGCCAAGCTGCCGGCGCACAGCACCATCCGCAGGACCGCCATCGACCTCATCGGCCGCGGCTTCACCGTCTGGGAGCCCTACATGGACGTGTCTGCCGTGCTCATGGGCCTGCTGGAGCTCTGTGCTGATGCTGAGAAGCAGTTGGCCAA catcaCCATGGGCCTGCCCCTGAGCCCAGCTGCGGACTCTGCCCGCTCAGCACGACACGCTCTGTCCCTCATTGCCACCGCCAGGCCCCCCGCCTTCATCACCACCATCGCCAAGGAG GTGCACAGACACACGGCCCTCGCAGCCAACACTCAGTCCCAGCAGAACATCCACACCACCGCCCTGGCCCGGGCCAAAGGGGAGATCCTGAGGGTCATTGAGATCCTCATTGAGAAGATGCCGACCGACGTTGTGGACCTTCTCGTGGAG GTTATGGACATCATCATGTACTGCCTTGAAGGATCTTTAGTCAAGAAGAAGGGGCTTCAGGAATGCTTTCCAGCCATCTGCAG GTTCTACATGGTGAGCTATTACGAGCGGAGCCACAGGATAGCGGTGGGAGCGCGCCATGGGTCCGTGGCCCTCTACGACATCCGCACTGGGAAGTGCCAG aCCATCCATGGCCACAAAGGACCCATAACTGCCGTGGCTTTTGCTCCTGATGGCCGGTACCTGGCCACCTACTCCAACTCCGACAGCCACCTCTGCTTCTGGCAG ATGAACACGTCCCTGCTGGGGAGCATTGGCATGTTGAACTCAGCCCCCCAACTGCGCTGCATCAAAACCTACCAGGTCCCCCCCGTCCAGCCAGCTTCACCAGGCTCCCACAACGCCCTCAGGCTGGCCAGGCTCATCTGGACCTCCAACCGGAACGTCATCCTCATGGCGCACGATGGCAAGGAGCATCGCTTCATGGTCTGA